The following coding sequences are from one Hippopotamus amphibius kiboko isolate mHipAmp2 chromosome 9, mHipAmp2.hap2, whole genome shotgun sequence window:
- the FSHB gene encoding follitropin subunit beta: MKSVQFCFLFCCWSAICCNCCELTNITITVEKEECGFCISINTTWCAGYCYTRDLVYKDPARPNIQKTCTFKELVYETVKVPGCAHHAESLYTYPVATACHCGKCDSDSTDCTVRGLGPSYCSFGEIKD; encoded by the exons ATGAAGTCAGTCCagttttgcttccttttctgttGCTGGAGCGCAATCTGCTGCAACTGCTGTGAGCTGACCAACATCACCATCACGGTGGAGAAAGAGGAATGTGGCTTCTGCATAAGCATCAACACCACATGGTGTGCGGGCTACTGCTACACCCGG GATCTGGTGTACAAGGATCCAGCCAGACCCAACATCCAGAAAACATGTACCTTCAAGGAGCTGGTATACGAGACGGTGAAAGTGCCCGGGTGTGCTCACCATGCAGAATCCCTATACACGTACCCAGTAGCCACTGCATGTCACTGTGGCAAGTGTGACAGCGACAGCACTGACTGCACCGTGCGAGGCCTGGGGCCCAGCTACTGCTCCTTTGGTGAAATAAAAGACTAA